Proteins encoded within one genomic window of Micromonospora halotolerans:
- a CDS encoding TerC family protein — protein MEGTTFAAPAWAWLAVGAVIAVMLAVDVFSHRDHHVVELREALLWSAVWITAGISFGLVIWLWRGSGPAVAYYSGYLLEKALSVDNVFVFALLFGYFRVPPAYQHKVLFWGVLGALGFRLVFIFAGAELLDRLTWAGLVLGAFLIWTGWRLAVRGEPDVDPDRNVAVRLFRRLVPTESRYHDGRFTARVDGRRKGTVLLVALVAIEATDVVFAIDSVAAILAITTNTFLVWTANAFAVLGLRSLYFCLAGLLRHFGYLRYGLAVLLAFAGVKLILAETPVGKLPVWLTLAVVVLTLATAIGWSVVAARRDARAR, from the coding sequence ATGGAGGGAACCACCTTCGCGGCGCCGGCCTGGGCCTGGCTGGCCGTGGGCGCGGTCATCGCCGTCATGCTCGCCGTCGACGTGTTCTCCCACCGCGACCACCACGTCGTCGAACTGCGCGAGGCGCTGCTCTGGAGCGCGGTCTGGATCACCGCCGGGATCAGCTTCGGCCTGGTGATCTGGCTCTGGCGCGGCAGCGGGCCGGCGGTCGCGTACTACTCCGGGTACCTGCTGGAGAAGGCGCTGTCGGTCGACAACGTCTTCGTCTTCGCACTGCTGTTCGGATACTTCCGGGTGCCCCCCGCGTACCAGCACAAGGTGCTCTTCTGGGGGGTGCTCGGGGCGCTCGGCTTCCGGCTGGTGTTCATCTTCGCCGGCGCCGAACTGCTGGACCGGCTGACCTGGGCCGGTCTCGTGCTCGGCGCCTTCCTGATCTGGACCGGCTGGCGCCTGGCCGTCCGCGGCGAGCCGGACGTCGACCCCGACCGCAACGTCGCCGTCCGGCTCTTCCGCCGGCTGGTGCCCACCGAGTCCCGCTACCACGACGGCCGCTTCACCGCCCGCGTCGACGGCCGCCGCAAGGGCACCGTGCTGCTGGTCGCGCTGGTGGCGATCGAGGCCACCGACGTCGTGTTCGCGATCGACTCGGTCGCGGCGATCCTGGCCATCACCACCAACACCTTCCTGGTCTGGACGGCGAACGCCTTCGCCGTGCTCGGGCTGCGCAGCCTGTACTTCTGCCTGGCCGGCCTGCTGCGGCACTTCGGCTACCTGCGCTACGGGCTCGCGGTGCTGCTCGCGTTCGCCGGAGTGAAGTTGATCCTCGCCGAGACCCCGGTGGGCAAGCTGCCGGTCTGGCTCACCCTCGCCGTGGTGGTGCTGACGCTCGCCACCGCCATCGGCTGGAGCGTGGTGGCCGCCCGCCGGGACGCCCGGGCCCGCTGA
- a CDS encoding carboxymuconolactone decarboxylase family protein produces the protein MDARFDMFANEIAVKFAKRFANAALVIHQSPLPSSTQELVSLRASQINGCGWCIDMHTKEAAAAGETAVRLNLVAAWRESTVFTEAERAALALAEEGTRLADAHQGVSDETWEAVRKHYDDDQIAALVALVSLINAANRMAVIVHQQGGSYEPGMFAAALG, from the coding sequence ATGGATGCTCGATTCGACATGTTCGCCAACGAGATCGCCGTGAAGTTCGCCAAGCGGTTCGCCAACGCCGCTCTGGTGATCCACCAGTCGCCGCTGCCAAGCTCCACGCAGGAGCTGGTGTCGCTGCGCGCCAGCCAGATCAACGGCTGCGGGTGGTGCATCGACATGCACACCAAGGAGGCGGCGGCCGCCGGTGAGACGGCGGTGCGGCTCAACCTGGTGGCCGCGTGGCGGGAGTCGACCGTGTTCACGGAGGCGGAGCGGGCGGCGCTGGCGCTCGCCGAGGAGGGCACCCGGCTGGCCGACGCCCACCAGGGGGTGTCGGACGAGACGTGGGAGGCGGTGCGCAAGCACTACGACGACGACCAGATCGCCGCGCTGGTGGCGCTGGTGTCGCTGATCAACGCGGCCAACCGGATGGCGGTGATCGTGCACCAGCAGGGCGGTTCGTACGAGCCGGGCATGTTCGCCGCCGCGTTGGGCTGA
- a CDS encoding sigma-70 family RNA polymerase sigma factor, which yields MEDFEAHRAHLYAVAYRMLGSGSEADDAVQEAWLRAARADLDALGNPRGWLTTVVARVCLDMLRSRKARREVPLTVPPSLAGPDPEQEVVLAESVGLALLVVLDTLTPAERLAFVLHDLFGVSYLEIASILGRSSDATKMLASRGRRRVRAAELPDEDPVRQPELVEAFLAAARAGDFAALLAVLHPEVTVSADAVAAGSSGPVRLRGAAVVARQALLFSHRAPHARVGLVDGAAAILVAPGGRLLTVMTFQVAGGAIVAVDVVADPGRLGRLAVGA from the coding sequence GTGGAGGACTTCGAGGCGCATCGCGCCCATCTGTACGCGGTGGCCTACCGGATGCTGGGTTCCGGGAGTGAGGCCGACGACGCCGTCCAGGAGGCGTGGCTGCGGGCGGCGCGGGCGGACCTGGATGCGTTGGGGAATCCACGGGGTTGGCTGACCACGGTGGTGGCGCGGGTGTGTCTGGACATGCTGCGGTCGCGTAAGGCGCGCCGGGAGGTTCCGCTCACCGTGCCGCCGTCGTTGGCCGGTCCGGATCCGGAGCAGGAGGTGGTGCTGGCGGAGTCGGTGGGTCTGGCGCTGCTGGTGGTTCTGGACACGTTGACGCCGGCCGAGCGGCTGGCGTTCGTGCTGCACGACCTGTTCGGCGTGTCGTACCTGGAGATCGCGTCGATCCTCGGCCGTTCGAGCGATGCGACGAAGATGCTGGCCAGTCGGGGGCGCCGCCGGGTGCGTGCGGCGGAGTTGCCCGACGAGGATCCGGTTCGGCAGCCTGAGCTGGTCGAGGCGTTCCTCGCGGCGGCGCGCGCCGGTGATTTCGCGGCGCTGCTCGCGGTGCTGCACCCGGAGGTGACGGTGAGCGCGGACGCCGTCGCGGCCGGCTCCTCCGGGCCCGTACGGCTGCGCGGTGCCGCTGTCGTCGCCCGGCAGGCGCTGCTGTTCTCGCATCGGGCGCCGCATGCCCGGGTGGGGCTGGTCGACGGGGCGGCGGCGATCCTCGTGGCGCCGGGCGGGCGGCTGCTGACGGTCATGACATTTCAGGTGGCCGGTGGTGCGATCGTGGCGGTTGATGTGGTGGCGGATCCGGGTCGGTTGGGCCGGCTGGCCGTCGGGGCGTGA
- a CDS encoding RNA polymerase sigma-70 factor: MAGTAQTAPDDRPDPATEVFLTHRNLLFTVAYEMLGSAADAEDVLQETWLRWVDVDLDTVREHRAYLVRITTRQALARLRTLGRRKESYVGPWLPEPLLTAPDVAEDVELADSVSMAMLLVLETLTPTERAVFVLREVFDLDYDEIAEAVDKNPAAVRQIAHRARGHVAARRPRGAVSAAESRDALAAFQRATETGDLQGLLDILAPDVVFLGDGGGVRQAIPRPVVGADKVARLLAAGLGRIAELMSLRPAQVNGFPALIMKQGDEIDTVLAVRIDDGLVTGLYAVRNPHKLSHMEREISLRR, from the coding sequence ATGGCCGGCACGGCGCAGACCGCACCCGACGACCGCCCGGATCCCGCCACCGAGGTGTTCCTCACCCACCGCAACCTGCTGTTCACCGTCGCCTACGAGATGCTCGGCTCGGCCGCCGACGCCGAGGACGTCCTCCAGGAGACCTGGCTGCGCTGGGTGGACGTCGACCTCGACACGGTGCGGGAACACCGCGCGTACCTGGTCCGGATCACCACCCGCCAGGCGCTCGCGCGGCTGCGCACGCTCGGCCGCCGCAAGGAGTCCTACGTCGGCCCCTGGCTGCCCGAGCCGCTGCTCACCGCGCCGGACGTCGCCGAGGACGTCGAACTGGCCGACAGCGTCTCCATGGCGATGCTGCTGGTGCTGGAGACGCTCACACCCACCGAGCGGGCCGTGTTCGTGCTGCGCGAGGTGTTCGACCTCGACTACGACGAGATCGCCGAAGCCGTCGACAAGAACCCGGCCGCGGTCCGACAGATCGCTCACCGGGCCCGGGGACACGTCGCGGCGCGCCGGCCCCGCGGGGCCGTGTCCGCCGCCGAGAGCCGCGACGCGCTCGCGGCGTTCCAGCGGGCCACCGAGACGGGCGACCTGCAGGGCCTGCTCGACATCCTCGCCCCGGACGTGGTCTTCCTGGGCGACGGCGGGGGAGTCAGGCAGGCGATCCCGCGGCCCGTCGTGGGCGCCGACAAGGTCGCCCGACTGCTGGCCGCCGGGCTGGGCCGGATCGCCGAACTGATGTCGCTGCGGCCGGCACAGGTCAACGGCTTCCCGGCGCTGATCATGAAGCAGGGCGACGAGATCGACACCGTGCTCGCGGTACGCATCGACGACGGGCTCGTCACCGGGCTCTACGCCGTACGCAATCCGCACAAGCTGTCGCACATGGAGCGCGAGATCAGCCTGCGCCGCTGA
- the pdxY gene encoding pyridoxal kinase PdxY — protein MKILSIQSSVAYGHVGNSAAVFPLQRLGHEVWPVLTVHFSNHTGYGAWRGPLLPPADVAEVIAGIEDRGVLGTADAVLSGYQGDPAMGAVILDAVARVKAANPDALYCCDPVMGDVGRGMFVRPGIPEYLRDTVVPRADIVTPNQFELEFLAGRSTDTLDDLLAAVDVVRATGPRHVLVTSVLHGDLPTGSLEVVAVSDDGAWAVTTPLLPITPNGGGDVTAALYLAHLASTGSPETALERTTNSIYAVLEATLAAGTRELQLVAAQDAIADPPTRFGARRLR, from the coding sequence GTGAAGATCCTGTCCATCCAGTCGTCGGTCGCCTACGGGCACGTCGGCAACTCCGCGGCCGTGTTCCCGCTGCAACGGCTCGGCCACGAGGTCTGGCCGGTGCTGACCGTGCACTTCTCCAACCACACCGGCTACGGGGCCTGGCGCGGCCCGCTGCTGCCCCCGGCCGACGTCGCCGAGGTGATCGCCGGCATCGAGGACCGCGGCGTGCTCGGCACGGCCGACGCGGTGCTCTCCGGCTACCAGGGCGACCCGGCGATGGGCGCGGTGATCCTCGACGCGGTCGCGCGGGTGAAGGCCGCCAACCCGGACGCCCTGTACTGCTGCGACCCGGTGATGGGCGACGTCGGCCGCGGCATGTTCGTCCGGCCGGGCATCCCCGAGTACCTGCGGGACACCGTCGTGCCCCGCGCGGACATCGTCACCCCGAACCAGTTCGAGCTGGAGTTCCTCGCCGGCCGCAGCACCGACACCCTCGACGACCTGCTCGCCGCCGTCGACGTCGTCCGCGCCACCGGACCCCGGCACGTGCTGGTCACCAGCGTGCTGCACGGCGACCTCCCCACCGGCTCGCTGGAGGTCGTGGCCGTCTCCGACGACGGCGCGTGGGCGGTCACCACCCCGCTGCTGCCGATCACCCCCAACGGCGGCGGCGACGTCACCGCCGCCCTCTACCTCGCGCACCTGGCGAGCACCGGGTCACCGGAGACGGCGCTGGAGCGCACCACCAACTCCATCTACGCGGTCCTCGAGGCCACCCTCGCCGCCGGCACCCGGGAGCTGCAGCTCGTCGCCGCCCAGGACGCCATCGCCGACCCGCCCACCCGGTTCGGCGCCCGCCGGCTGCGCTGA
- a CDS encoding excinuclease ABC subunit UvrA, translated as MSTAPRTDSPSPAQHVADTHELIRVQGARENNLKDVSIEIPKRRLTVFTGVSGSGKSSLVFGTIAAESQRLINETYSAFLQGFMPTLARPEVDVLEGLTTAIIVDQERMGGNPRSTVGTVTDANAMLRILFSRLGQPHIGGPQAFSFNVASISGAGAVTLERGGQTTKERRSFSITGGMCPRCEGMGSVTDFDLSALYDDSRSLNEGAITVPGYSVDGWYGRIFSGCGFFDPDKPIRKFTKRELHDLLHKEPTKIKVEGINLTYEGLIPKIQKSFLAKDVDAMQPHIRAFVERAVTFTTCPECDGTRLSAAARSSKIAGISIADACAMQINDLAEWVRSLDEPSVAPLLTALGATLDSFVRIGLGYLSLNRPSGTLSGGEAQRTKMIRHLGSSLTDVTYVFDEPTIGLHPHDIQRMNDLLLQLRNKGNTVLVVEHKPETIAIADHVVDLGPGAGTAGGEVVFQGTLAGLRASGTLTGRHLDDRAHLKPAVRTPSGALEVRGANTHNLQNVDVDIPLGVLVVVTGVAGSGKSSLIHGSVSGRDGVVSVDQSGIRGSRRSNPATYTGLLDPIRKAFAKANGVKPALFSANSEGACPTCNGAGVIYTDLAMMAGVATTCEECEGKRFQASVLEYHLGGRDISEVLAMSVTEAEEFFGAGEARTPAAHKILGRLTDVGLGYLTLGQPLTTLSGGERQRLKLATRMADSGGVYVLDEPTTGLHLADVEHLLALLDRLVDSGKSVIVIEHHQAVMAHADWIIDLGPGAGHDGGRIVFEGTPADLVAARSTLTGEHLAAYVGA; from the coding sequence ATGAGCACGGCCCCGAGGACGGACAGCCCTTCCCCCGCGCAGCACGTCGCCGACACCCATGAGCTGATCCGCGTGCAGGGCGCGCGCGAGAACAACCTCAAGGACGTCAGCATCGAGATCCCGAAGCGCCGGCTGACCGTGTTCACCGGCGTCTCCGGCTCCGGCAAGAGCTCGCTGGTGTTCGGCACCATCGCCGCCGAGTCACAGCGGCTGATCAACGAGACCTACAGCGCCTTCCTGCAGGGCTTCATGCCGACGCTGGCCCGGCCCGAGGTCGACGTCCTCGAGGGGCTGACCACCGCGATCATCGTCGACCAGGAGCGGATGGGCGGCAACCCCCGCTCGACCGTCGGCACCGTCACCGACGCCAACGCCATGCTGCGCATCCTGTTCAGCCGGCTCGGCCAGCCGCACATCGGCGGGCCGCAGGCGTTCTCCTTCAACGTCGCCTCCATCAGCGGCGCGGGCGCGGTCACCCTCGAACGCGGCGGTCAGACCACCAAGGAGCGGCGCAGCTTCAGCATCACCGGCGGCATGTGCCCGCGCTGCGAGGGCATGGGCTCGGTCACCGACTTCGACCTCTCCGCGCTCTACGACGACAGCAGGTCGCTCAACGAGGGCGCGATCACCGTCCCCGGCTACAGCGTCGACGGCTGGTACGGGCGCATCTTCAGCGGCTGCGGCTTCTTCGACCCCGACAAGCCGATCCGCAAGTTCACCAAGCGGGAGCTGCACGACCTCCTCCACAAGGAACCCACCAAGATCAAGGTCGAGGGCATCAACCTCACCTACGAGGGCCTCATCCCGAAGATCCAGAAGTCCTTCCTGGCCAAGGACGTCGACGCCATGCAGCCCCACATCCGGGCCTTCGTGGAACGCGCGGTCACCTTCACCACCTGCCCCGAGTGCGACGGCACCCGGCTCAGCGCGGCCGCCCGCTCCTCCAAGATCGCCGGCATCAGCATCGCCGACGCCTGCGCCATGCAGATCAACGACCTGGCCGAGTGGGTGCGCAGCCTCGACGAACCCTCCGTGGCGCCACTGCTCACCGCACTGGGCGCCACCCTCGACTCGTTCGTGCGGATCGGGCTGGGCTACCTGTCGCTCAACCGGCCGTCCGGCACACTGTCCGGCGGCGAGGCGCAGCGCACCAAGATGATCCGCCACCTCGGCTCCTCACTCACCGACGTGACCTACGTCTTCGACGAACCCACCATCGGGCTGCACCCCCACGACATCCAGCGGATGAACGACCTGCTGCTGCAACTGCGCAACAAGGGCAACACCGTCCTCGTCGTCGAGCACAAACCCGAGACCATCGCCATCGCCGACCACGTCGTCGACCTCGGCCCCGGCGCCGGCACCGCCGGCGGCGAGGTCGTCTTCCAGGGCACCCTGGCGGGACTGCGGGCCAGCGGCACCCTCACCGGGCGGCACCTCGACGACCGGGCCCACCTCAAGCCCGCCGTACGCACCCCCTCCGGGGCGCTCGAGGTCCGCGGCGCCAACACCCACAACCTCCAGAACGTCGACGTCGACATCCCACTCGGCGTGCTCGTCGTCGTCACCGGCGTGGCCGGCTCCGGCAAGAGCTCCCTCATCCACGGCTCCGTGTCCGGGCGCGACGGCGTCGTCTCCGTCGACCAGAGCGGCATCCGCGGCTCACGCCGCAGCAACCCGGCCACCTACACCGGCCTGCTCGACCCGATCCGCAAGGCCTTCGCCAAGGCCAACGGCGTCAAACCCGCCCTGTTCAGCGCCAACTCCGAAGGCGCCTGCCCCACCTGCAACGGCGCCGGTGTCATCTACACCGACCTCGCCATGATGGCCGGCGTCGCCACCACCTGCGAGGAGTGCGAGGGCAAGCGATTCCAGGCCTCGGTCCTGGAATACCACCTCGGCGGCCGCGACATCAGCGAGGTCCTCGCCATGTCCGTCACCGAGGCCGAGGAGTTCTTCGGCGCCGGCGAGGCCCGCACCCCCGCCGCCCACAAGATCCTCGGCCGGCTCACCGACGTCGGCCTCGGCTACCTCACCCTCGGCCAGCCGCTCACCACCCTGTCCGGCGGCGAACGGCAACGCCTCAAGCTGGCCACCCGCATGGCCGACAGCGGCGGCGTCTACGTCCTCGACGAGCCGACCACCGGCCTGCACCTCGCCGACGTCGAACACCTGCTCGCCCTGCTCGACCGGCTCGTCGACTCCGGCAAGTCCGTCATCGTCATCGAGCACCACCAGGCCGTCATGGCCCACGCCGACTGGATCATCGACCTCGGTCCCGGCGCCGGCCACGACGGCGGCCGGATCGTCTTCGAGGGCACCCCCGCCGACCTCGTCGCGGCCCGCTCCACCCTCACCGGAGAACACCTCGCGGCCTACGTCGGCGCCTGA
- a CDS encoding helix-turn-helix domain-containing protein, whose amino-acid sequence MGALRDLGMSDLTERAYLALVQGGPPHREKLAARLGIDVTAVDSALGELAGLGLVEPHGDRWVPLPPRLTLEVLAEQHLRAAAAARQGSEALGRLWAEQSPLPDYLEVLTTTDSTIAAQTKLHREVRTQVMALSVGPVGNDAPQLAQAPGSAEAMHRGVTYRVVYSTHILRQPTAMALVQQAISAGESARVFPNVPCNLTIADSRWAVLTAPMPGTERLHGLVILGGGFLDAVIGVFESFWALAAPISAIPLDGAPDGGPSESNRHLLTLLGAGLTDETIARELGVSERTVTRRIAALQKSLGARSRFQLGVQAARRGWL is encoded by the coding sequence GTGGGTGCACTGCGCGACCTCGGAATGTCCGACCTGACCGAACGCGCCTACCTTGCCCTCGTGCAGGGAGGTCCTCCACACCGCGAGAAGCTTGCCGCACGGCTCGGCATCGACGTGACCGCCGTCGACTCCGCCCTCGGCGAGCTGGCCGGCCTCGGCCTCGTGGAGCCCCACGGGGACAGGTGGGTCCCGCTGCCGCCCCGGCTCACCCTCGAGGTCCTCGCCGAACAACACCTACGTGCCGCCGCGGCCGCCCGGCAGGGCTCCGAGGCGCTGGGGCGGCTATGGGCGGAACAGTCACCCCTGCCCGACTACCTGGAGGTGCTCACCACCACCGACAGCACGATCGCGGCCCAGACAAAACTGCACCGCGAGGTCCGTACCCAGGTCATGGCACTGTCCGTCGGACCCGTCGGCAACGACGCACCCCAGCTGGCGCAGGCACCCGGGTCCGCCGAGGCGATGCACCGCGGCGTCACGTACCGCGTCGTCTACAGCACCCACATCCTCCGGCAGCCCACCGCGATGGCGCTCGTCCAGCAAGCGATCTCGGCGGGGGAGTCCGCCCGGGTCTTCCCGAACGTCCCCTGCAACCTCACCATCGCCGACAGCCGGTGGGCGGTCCTCACCGCGCCCATGCCCGGCACCGAGCGCCTGCACGGGCTGGTGATCCTCGGCGGCGGCTTCCTCGACGCCGTGATCGGCGTCTTCGAATCGTTCTGGGCACTCGCCGCGCCCATCTCCGCCATACCCCTCGACGGCGCGCCCGACGGTGGCCCCAGCGAGTCGAACCGGCACCTGCTCACCCTGCTCGGCGCGGGCCTCACCGACGAGACGATCGCCCGGGAGCTGGGAGTCAGCGAGCGTACGGTCACCCGGAGGATCGCCGCCCTGCAAAAGTCACTCGGCGCCCGCAGCCGCTTCCAGCTGGGCGTGCAGGCAGCACGCCGCGGCTGGCTCTGA
- a CDS encoding tyrosine-type recombinase/integrase: MHDKPDEPVGRLIEEFLTARATRKPSPHTLAAYRRDLTTVAGLVTAQDGTTPLPLDRLPVTALSPRVMRAAFAHFAAPRAAASVHRAWSTWNSFFTFLVAEGVVPGNPMPAVGRPRTPLPQPKPLRGEDTPEELLAAVAREDGRQRDPWPERDLAVLALALCAGLRLSELLALRVASVAGRAGERRVDVAGKGGRPRTVPIEAGVDGVLADYLDSRRRRFGARTVRPDSPLLVDRRGEPLRRGGLQYLVESCYRRAGIGDRVPRGARLHALRHTFATRLAEDGASAAEIMRLLGHASLASSQTYIEVTAGQQRAAVHANRTNRAVAALVDRSVGGGG, translated from the coding sequence ATGCATGACAAACCGGACGAACCGGTAGGCCGGTTGATCGAGGAGTTCCTGACCGCCCGGGCCACGCGGAAGCCCTCCCCCCACACCCTGGCCGCGTACCGGAGGGACCTGACCACCGTGGCCGGCCTGGTGACGGCCCAGGACGGAACCACTCCCCTCCCCCTCGACCGGCTCCCGGTCACCGCCCTGTCCCCCCGGGTCATGCGCGCGGCGTTCGCCCACTTCGCCGCTCCCCGCGCCGCCGCGTCGGTCCACCGTGCCTGGTCCACCTGGAACAGCTTCTTCACGTTCCTGGTGGCCGAGGGTGTCGTACCCGGAAATCCGATGCCCGCGGTGGGGCGCCCCCGCACCCCGCTCCCCCAGCCCAAGCCGCTGCGGGGCGAGGACACCCCGGAGGAGCTGCTGGCCGCGGTGGCCCGGGAGGACGGCCGGCAGCGCGACCCGTGGCCGGAGCGGGACCTGGCGGTGCTGGCGTTGGCGCTCTGCGCGGGCCTGCGCCTGTCGGAGCTGCTGGCGCTGCGGGTGGCGTCGGTGGCCGGCCGGGCCGGTGAGCGCCGGGTGGACGTGGCGGGCAAGGGCGGCCGGCCGCGGACGGTGCCGATCGAGGCGGGCGTGGACGGGGTGCTGGCGGACTATCTGGACAGCCGGCGGCGGCGGTTCGGGGCGCGTACCGTCCGGCCGGACTCGCCGCTGCTGGTGGACCGGCGGGGTGAGCCGCTGCGCCGGGGCGGCCTGCAGTACCTGGTGGAGTCGTGTTACCGGCGGGCGGGGATTGGTGACCGGGTGCCGCGGGGCGCGCGGTTGCACGCGTTGCGGCACACGTTCGCGACGCGGTTGGCGGAGGACGGCGCGAGCGCGGCGGAGATCATGCGGTTGCTGGGGCACGCGTCGTTGGCGTCGTCGCAGACGTACATCGAGGTGACGGCGGGTCAGCAGCGCGCGGCGGTGCATGCCAACCGGACCAACCGGGCGGTCGCGGCGCTGGTGGACAGGTCCGTGGGGGGCGGTGGCTGA
- a CDS encoding SRPBCC family protein yields MATLVSTIEIARPPHDVFAYATDPSRFGEWQDDVVRVQVDGVEFTTTRRINGAERTMRQQITHNDPPHRWAARGIDGPIRPHATVTVEPLDDGTRSRVTLTLDFERHGIGAALLPLVRRQSRRAAPISYQKLKQVLERRH; encoded by the coding sequence ATGGCCACTCTGGTGTCCACCATCGAGATCGCCCGCCCCCCGCACGACGTCTTCGCCTACGCCACCGACCCGTCCCGCTTCGGCGAATGGCAGGACGACGTCGTCCGCGTACAGGTCGACGGCGTCGAATTCACCACCACCCGCCGGATCAACGGCGCCGAACGCACCATGCGCCAACAGATCACCCACAACGACCCCCCGCACCGCTGGGCCGCCCGAGGGATCGACGGGCCGATCCGCCCGCACGCCACCGTCACCGTCGAACCCCTCGACGACGGCACCCGGTCCCGCGTCACCCTCACCCTCGACTTCGAACGCCACGGCATCGGCGCCGCCCTGCTGCCCCTGGTACGCCGGCAGTCCCGACGCGCGGCGCCGATCAGCTACCAGAAGCTGAAGCAGGTGCTCGAACGCCGCCACTGA
- a CDS encoding helix-turn-helix transcriptional regulator has protein sequence MTSSSDPAQHLRDLARLRRVRDRIDREYAQPLDVEALARGAHMSAGHLSRQFRHAYGESPYAYLMTRRIERAMALLRRGDLTVTDVCFAVGCSSLGTFSTRFTELVGIPPSTYRARAAAGGAGELPPCVAKQVTRPIRNREAPAVTPHLA, from the coding sequence GTGACCAGCAGTTCCGACCCGGCGCAGCACCTGCGCGACCTCGCCCGGCTGCGCCGCGTCCGCGACCGCATCGACCGCGAGTACGCCCAGCCGCTGGACGTCGAGGCGCTCGCCCGTGGCGCGCACATGTCGGCCGGCCACCTCAGCCGCCAGTTCCGGCACGCCTACGGCGAGTCCCCGTACGCCTATCTCATGACCCGGCGCATCGAGCGGGCCATGGCGCTGCTGCGCCGCGGCGACCTCACCGTCACCGACGTCTGTTTCGCGGTCGGCTGCTCCTCGCTGGGCACCTTCAGCACCCGCTTCACCGAACTGGTCGGCATCCCGCCGAGCACCTACCGGGCCCGGGCGGCGGCCGGCGGCGCAGGCGAACTGCCGCCGTGCGTGGCCAAACAGGTGACCAGACCGATCAGGAATCGAGAAGCGCCGGCCGTCACGCCGCACCTAGCCTGA
- a CDS encoding YybH family protein: protein MPGRHDTDETSIRQQIDGIIEGLRNKDLEGLRRLYTSDVVSFDVEPPLQHVGIDAKLKNWANVFAFFDRVSYEVRDLTLTVGDDVAFGHAFGRLSGTLKDGTATNGMWVRATFCFQKIDETWLIAHDQVSVPLDIRTGQGVVDLQP from the coding sequence ATGCCGGGGCGACACGACACAGACGAGACCAGCATCCGCCAGCAGATCGACGGGATCATCGAAGGACTGCGGAACAAGGACCTCGAGGGCCTGCGAAGGCTCTACACGAGCGACGTGGTGTCCTTCGACGTCGAACCGCCGCTGCAACACGTCGGGATCGACGCCAAACTCAAGAACTGGGCGAACGTCTTCGCGTTCTTCGACAGAGTGTCCTATGAGGTCCGGGACCTGACCCTGACCGTCGGCGACGACGTCGCATTCGGACACGCGTTCGGCCGGCTCTCCGGCACACTGAAGGACGGGACCGCGACCAACGGCATGTGGGTCCGGGCCACCTTCTGCTTCCAGAAGATCGACGAGACCTGGCTGATCGCCCACGACCAGGTCTCCGTGCCGCTCGACATCCGCACCGGTCAGGGGGTGGTCGACCTCCAGCCCTGA
- a CDS encoding VOC family protein — translation MDITINTTVLPHDDPDASLAFYRDVLGFEVRGDVGQGRMRWITVGPPGQPDTSILLAPPAVDPGVTDEERRTIVEMMAKGTYGWILLATHDLDGTFDKLQADDAEVVQEPIEQPYGVRDCAFRDPAGNLIRIKELR, via the coding sequence ATGGACATCACCATCAACACCACCGTCCTCCCGCACGACGACCCGGACGCCTCCCTGGCCTTCTACCGCGACGTCCTCGGTTTCGAGGTGCGCGGCGACGTGGGGCAGGGCCGGATGCGCTGGATCACGGTCGGCCCACCCGGGCAGCCCGACACCTCCATCCTGCTGGCGCCACCGGCCGTCGACCCCGGGGTCACCGACGAGGAACGCCGTACCATCGTCGAGATGATGGCCAAGGGCACCTACGGGTGGATCCTGCTGGCCACCCACGACCTCGACGGCACCTTCGACAAACTCCAGGCCGACGACGCCGAGGTGGTCCAGGAGCCGATCGAGCAGCCTTACGGCGTCCGCGACTGCGCGTTCCGCGACCCCGCGGGCAACCTCATCCGCATCAAGGAGCTGCGCTGA